In Coccidioides posadasii str. Silveira chromosome 4, complete sequence, one genomic interval encodes:
- the ALG3 gene encoding dolichyl-P-Man:Man(5)GlcNAc(2)-PP-dolichol alpha-1,3-mannosyltransferase (CAZy:GT58~BUSCO:224693at4751~EggNog:ENOG410PJ0Q~COG:G~TransMembrane:10 (i20-40o73-89i101-121o141-159i171-198o204-223i264-285o305-327i334-355o375-393i)~BUSCO:9430at33183), producing the protein MELCRLCIDLCTNPKHSKWICPLLLLAESVLCSLIVWKIPYTEIDWSTYMQQVSIFLSGERDYTLIKGSTGPLVYPAGHVYAFSLLYSVTDEGRDIAFGQIIFAGLYIVALALVMATYWSAGAPPYIYPLLVLSKRLHSIFMLRMFNDGIATLLLWATIYMLQKRRWSTAVILWSAGVSVKMTLLLVAPALAVILTLAVGFPSALGLGILSLLVQLLIAIPFLQKSPVGYFSRAFEFTRQFLFKWTVNWRFVGEEIFLSRSFSLTLLVVHLSLLALFLGFSWLHPSRKSLTQIARDILQGKNTRYTLTTNFITKTMLTSLVIGFLCARSLHYQFFSYLAWASPLLLWESGLRPLYIFALCLIQEYAWNVYPGTSLSSMAVVMALASQVLAPALN; encoded by the exons ATGGAGCTTTGCAGGCTCTGTATTGACCTCTGCACGAACCCAAAGCATTCGAAATGGATCTGCCCATTACTTCTGCTAGCAGAAAGTGTTCTATGTTCCCTTATTGTTTGGAAAATACCGT ACACGGAGATCGACTGGTCCACTTATATGCAACAAGTTTCGATATTTCTCTCCGGTGAACGTGACTATACGCTTATCAAAGGTTCTACGGGACCCCTCGTCTACCCTGCGGGACATGTCTACGCGTTCTCCCTTCTATATTCCGTGACAGATGAAGGACGGGACATCGCGTTTGGCCAAATTATATTCGCCGGGCTATATATTGTTGCGCTGGCTCTTGTCATGGCAACATACTGGTCGGCCGGTGCTCCGCCGTACATATATCCACTTCTTGTGTTGTCAAAGCGCCTGCATAGTATCTTTATGCTCAGGATGTTTAATGACGGGATTGCGACGCTGCTCCTTTGGGCGACAATATACATGCTCCAGAAGCGTCGATGGTCCACTGCCGTTATTCTATGGTCAGCAGGAGTCAGTGTTAAAATGACTCTCCTCCTAGTTGCTCCTGCGCTTGCGGTAATTCTTACTTTAGCCGTCGGGTTTCCCAGTGCATTAGGCTTAGGGATACTATCTTTGCTTGTACAG CTTCTCATTGCGATTCCTTTTTTGCAGAAGAGCCCTGTCGGATACTTTTCAAGAGCCTTTGAGTTCACAAGGCAGTTTCTTTTCAAATGGACCGTCAACTGGCGATTTGTTGGCGAGGAAATATTCCTTTCTAGGTCATTTTCATTGACGCTATTGGTTGTGCATCTATCTCTTTTAGCTCTTTTTCTTGGATTCTCCTGGTTACACCCATCACGGAAGTCTTTGACACAGATTGCCAGAGATATACTGCAAGGGAAAAATACACGATACACCCTCACAACCAACTTCATTACCAAAACTATGTTGACTTCGCTGGTTATAGGTTTCCTGTGCGCAAGAAGCCTGCACTACCAGTTCTTTTCGTACCTGGCATGGGCTTCGCCATTGTTGCTCTGGGAATCAGGCCTTCGACCACTTTATATTTTCGCGTTATGTCTAATACAGGAATATGCTTGGAACGTATATCCAGGCACATCCTTGAGTTCAATGGCGGTTGTGATGGCCCTTGCATCTCAAGTCTTAGCTCCCGCTTTAAACTAA
- a CDS encoding uncharacterized protein (EggNog:ENOG410PY4J~BUSCO:14819at33183) yields the protein MPPHLHPRSRSTTSLFTATLLASFLIVGMPHLFPCPAPRRTLADSEMITMPDGQQRIRRRRRKETGKVPESPGELLSEQAHELDDAAAEFRHMDAEARRLTKMGRECPVPKPKGIVGQILGLDARRESGGGADFRKLDAPPRGNDG from the coding sequence ATGCCCCCGCACCTCCATCCGCGGTCGCGTTCGACCACATCGCTCTTTACAGCGACGCTCCTAGCCTCGTTCCTAATTGTCGGAATGCCGCATCTTTTCCCATGTCCCGCGCCCCGTCGTACGTTAGCGGACTCCGAAATGATAACGATGCCGGACGGTCAACAGAGAATACGAAGGCgtagaagaaaagaaacaggAAAAGTACCAGAATCACCGGGAGAATTGCTTTCCGAGCAGGCCCATGAATTGGACGACGCTGCAGCAGAATTCCGTCACATGGACGCGGAGGCAAGAAGGCTCACGAAGATGGGTAGAGAGTGCCCGGTCCCGAAGCCCAAGGGTATCGTTGGCCAAATTCTCGGCCTAGATGCACGAAGGGAAAGTGGTGGCGGAGCCGATTTCAGAAAATTAGATGCTCCGCCCAGAGGAAACGACGGATGA
- a CDS encoding uncharacterized protein (BUSCO:276205at4751~EggNog:ENOG410PHPW~COG:G,T~BUSCO:7529at33183): MSDLDKAIAQLRKCRPIPEPQVRELCYKARELLIEEGNVVTVDAPVTICGDIHGQFHDLMELFRVGGDVPDTNYLFMGDFVDRGFYSLESFLLLLCLKVRYPDRITLIRGNHESRQITTVYGFYDECIRKYGNANVWRYCCEVFDYLALGALVLGASSELEPTGPSTSMVHDSLGTSHSITGSSTSEDGILEIEVLNSKGEVTYAAYRRRDRGSQELANDIRDVSPPRDISSAPTSTPSRTGPAGTGATSDSIGSLSSSSGAVLCVHGGLSPLVDSVDKIRLIDRKQEVPHEGAMCDLLWSDPDEIEGWGLSPRGAGFLFGADIVKHFSYKNDLSLIARAHQLVMEGFKEMFDGGIVTVWSAPNYCYRCGNVAAILELGEDASGGGTISRSNGDYGRSLGGIRGGRGERRSIVGPGRRYRVFDAAPQDTRGMPAKKPVADYFL; the protein is encoded by the exons ATGAGTGACCTTGACAA AGCCATCGCGCAACTGCGCAAATGCCGCCCCATCCCCGAGCCCCAAGTCCGCGAACTCTGCTACAAAGCCCGCGAGCTACTCATCGAAGAGGGCAACGTCGTCACCGTCGATGCTCCGGTCACGATTTGTGGAGATATCCATGGCCAATTTCATGATTTGATGGAACTGTTTCGCGTCGGTGGTGATGTCCCTGATACCAACTACCTCTTTATGGGTGACTTCGTTGATCGCGGTTTCTACTCCCTCGAGTCCTTCCTCTTGCTACTGTGTTTGAAAGTGCGATATCCAGATAGGATCACGTTGATCCGGGGTAATCATGAATCAAGACAGATCACGACAGTTTATGGGTTCTATGATGAATGTATTCGAAAATATGGTAATGCGAATGTTTGGCGTTATTGTTGCGAGGTATTTGACTATTTAGCTTTGGGCGCTTTGGTCCTGGGCGCCAGTTCAGAACTGGAACCAACGGGGCCATCAACGTCGATGGTCCACGATTCCTTGGGCACTTCACATTCCATCACCGGGTCTTCGACCAGCGAGGACGGGATACTCGAGATTGAAGTGTTAAATTCGAAAGGCGAAGTCACATACGCAGCCTATCGACGGAGGGACCGTGGATCGCAGGAATTGGCGAACGATATCCGGGACGTTTCACCACCCAGAGACATATCCTCAGCTCCCACCAGCACGCCGTCCAGAACGGGGCCTGCGGGGACAGGGGCGACCTCTGACAGCATAGGGAGTCTGTCAAGCAGTTCGGGCGCTGTTCTTTGCGTTCACGGTGGGCTTTCACCGCTTGTCGACAGCGTGGATAAGATCCGTCTCATCGATCGAAAGCAAGAAGTGCCCCACGAAGGTGCCATGTGCGATTTACTCTGGTCTGACCCTGATGAGATAGAAGGGTGGGGTTTAAGTCCCAGAGGTGCAGGCTTCCTCTTCGGTGCAGACATCGTGAAGCATTTTAGCTATAAGAACGATCTCTCTTTGATTGCTCGCGCACATCAACTCGTCATGGAAGGCTTCAAGGAGATGTTCGATGGTGGTATTGTGACAGTTTGGTCAGCACCAAATTACTGCTACAGGTGTGGCAATGTTGCCGCGATATTAGAATTAGGTGAGGATGCGAGTGGTGGAGGCACCATCTCGAGAAGTAATGGTGACTATGGTCGGAGTCTGGGCGGCATCCGAGGTGGACGTGGTGAGAGGCGAAGTATCGTCGGACCAGGGAGGAGATACAGAGTATTCGATGCTGCACCTCAGGATACCAGAGGAATGCCAGCAAAGAAACCCGTTGCAGATTACTTTTTG TGA
- a CDS encoding uncharacterized protein (EggNog:ENOG410PJZG~COG:K~TransMembrane:1 (o513-531i)~BUSCO:1380at33183), whose protein sequence is MADSEAAADVERTAVAKQRVRQPGKQRSKLKNQDRTPAAKRRCVSTACIACRKRKSKCDGNTPSCAACSSVYHTPCIYDPNSDHRRKGVYKQDIDNLKNRNTTLQTLVEAILNYDEDDVLDLVRQMRSSDDLEAVAESILTRQSKKDGSKSELPSRSDEDIAAFGVPQFESELAGRISELKLDGTVKYVGGTSNLIFLPASSDSDDSDPCLPGLSSAEPLDDSIRCWTTVTKSKELIRHLLTMYFTWHYPYFTTLSKRLFYRDFVRGRPSEYCSALLVNAMLALGCHFSSWPATREDPNDSATAGDHFFREAKRLILEHDEHEKARLCNVQAFAIMSVREAGCGREGSGWVYSGMSFRMAYDLGLNVDATGIGSNRLNDQDIDARRITFWGCYLFDKCWSNYLGRQPQLSGAQITVPKVDVFPDEDSEMWSPYTDVGVSQEHVQPARTRAVALQISKLCEISSDLLSSFYNPIPVNRHMGKQEELRRLSQLHTRLEAWRKDLPKEMEPKDGQLPQVLLMHMFFQLLFIHLYRPFLKYTKATSPLPQHVSPRKLCTQSASMISKLLRIYKRSYNLRQICNVAVYIVHSACTIHLLNLPDKASRRDIVYGLKNLEEMAESWLCARRTLRILDLSAQKWHIALPAEATAILERSHAKFGSWASWDQVHSSSTSDESTKMPSQEAPSIPSTRGSSPDENLKSVQAHPQPAGTPLQAMPQFAQAFRPVSQKSAIHPSQSVKDFQCNPSLPEPPPKPSCYTDVDIQPKLEDSGSPPILTVTDTSSTSLEAPQIPAFAEIDNLVEESQDWWFKDQNALALGLDNWDWGSPDGACGDIDVERTMPPTSTPTPSFGENPHLIPGQVTGVISPNIGVHTAPHAYSGGYYVPESTPDSINVTQAFTGPPSEPGIHTPNQMYY, encoded by the exons ATGGCTGATAGTGAGGCCGCGGCAGATGTTGAGCGGACGGCGGTGGCTAAACAAAGGGTTCGTCAACCCGGGAAACAGAGATCGAAACTCAAAAATCAAGACAGGACACCTGCAGCTAAGAGAAGATGCGTCTCAACTGCATGCATTGCGTGCAGGAAACGGAAGTCAAAG TGCGATGGAAACACTCCTAGCTGCGCTGCGTGTTCCTCCGTTTACCATACGCCAT GCATATACGATCCAAACTCGGATCATAGACGCAAAGGTGTTTATAAGCAAGACATTGATAACTTGAAGAACCGGAACACAACACTTCAAACGTTGGTCGAAGCAATCCTCAACtacgatgaagatgatgttTTGGACCTCGTGCGCCAGATGCGGTCCAGCGATGACCTGGAGGCAGTGGCGGAATCTATCCTAACACGGCAATCTAAGAAGGATGGTTCAAAATCGGAACTCCCTTCTCGGAGCGATGAGGACATTGCTGCCTTTGGCGTACCGCAGTTTGAGTCCGAATTGGCTGGAAGGATAAGCGAGCTCAAGCTCGATGGCACGGTGAAGTACGTTGGCGGGACTTcgaacttgatatttctaCCTGCCAGTTCCGATTCCGATGACTCGGATCCATGCCTACCCGGCTTAAGTAGTGCTGAGCCTCTGGATGACTCGATTAGATGCTGGACTACGGTCACAAAAAGCAAGGAATTGATTCGTCACCTGCTCACGATGTACTTTACATGGCACTATCCCTACTTCACGACTTTGTCAAAGAGGTTGTTTTATCGCGATTTTGTACGAGGCCGACCAAGTGAATACTGCTCTGCTCTACTCGTCAATGCCATGCTTGCTCTTGGCTGCCACTTCAGCTCCTGGCCTGCCACTCGCGAAGATCCCAATGATTCTGCAACCGCTGGAGATCACTTTTTCCGTGAGGCGAAGAGGTTGATCCTGGAACACGATGAGCATGAGAAGGCTAGACTCTGCAACGTGCAGGCTTTTGCAATAATGTCAGTCCGAGAGGCTGGCTGCGGTAGGGAAGGCTCTGGTTGGGTGTATAGCGGCATGAGTTTTCGTATGGCTTATGATTTGGGGCTAAATGTGGACGCGACGGGCATTGGTTCTAATCGGTTAAACGACCAAGATATAGACGCACGTCGCATCACCTTTTGGGGGTGTTATTTGTTTGATAA GTGCTGGTCAAACTATCTAGGTCGACAGCCACAGCTATCCGGCGCGCAAATTACAGTCCCCAAAGTTGATGTTTTTCCTGATGAAGATTCAGAGATGTGGTCACCTTACACAGATGTTGGAGTTTCGCAAGAGCATGTGCAACCTGCTCGGACAAGGGCGGTTGCACTGCAAATTTCCAAACTCTGTGAAATTAGCAGTGATTTATTGTCAAGCTTTTATAATCCTATCCCTGTGAACAGACATATGGGAAAGCAAGAAGAGCTCAGACGACTAAGTCAGCTACACACCAGACTTGAAGCATGGAGAAAAGATCTGCCGAAAGAGATGGAACCAAAGGATGGGCAATTGCCCCAAGTTTTACTTATGCA CATGTTTTTCCAATTACTTTTTATCCATCTCTACAGACCGTTCCTCAAGTATACCAAAGCAACATCTCCCCTCCCGCAGCACGTTTCTCCAAGGAAACTCTGCACACAAAGTGCTTCCATGATTTCGAAGCTGCTTCGAATCTATAAACGAAGTTACAATTTGCGCCAAATATGCAATGTCGCTGTGTATATTGTCCATTCGGCATGTACGATCCATCTTCTTAACCTTCCCGATAAGGCGTCACGGAGAGATATTGTATACGGTCTCAAAAACCTGGAGGAAATGGCAGAGAGCTGGCTATGTGCCCGCAGGACTCTTCGGATTCTAGATTTATCTGCACAGAAGTGGCATATCGCTCTCCCCGCTGAAGCCACTGCCATCCTAGAGCGGTCTCACGCGAAATTTGGCTCTTGGGCTTCCTGGGATCAAGTGCACTCTTCATCCACTTCTGATGAGTCAACTAAAATGCCCAGCCAGGAGGCCCCATCGATCCCTTCAACCCGTGGATCAAGTCCCGATGAAAATTTGAAATCTGTTCAAGCTCATCCTCAACCAGCAGGAACTCCGTTGCAAGCGATGCCTCAGTTCGCCCAGGCTTTCCGTCCCGTTTCCCAGAAGTCGGCGATACATCCATCGCAATCCGTTAAAGACTTTCAATGTAACCCATCACTCCCAGAACCGCCTCCAAAGCCTTCCTGTTATACAGATGTGGATATTCAGCCAAAGTTGGAGGATTCTGGATCTCCGCCAATTTTAACAGTGACTGATACTTCCTCCACAAGTTTGGAAGCACCTCAAATTCCAGCCTTTGCCGAGATTGACAATCTTGTGGAGGAGAGTCAGGATTGGTGGTTCAAAGACCAGAACGCTTTAGCCCTTGGGCTAGACAACTGGGACTGGGGTAGCCCAGATGGAGCCTGTGGAGATATTGACGTCGAACGGACGATGCCGCCAACAAGCACGCCGACACCATCTTTTGGAGAGAATCCTCACTTGATACCTGGTCAGGTTACCGGAGTGATCAGCCCCAATATAGGAGTGCATACTGCTCCCCATGCCTACAGCGGTGGCTATTATGTCCCTGAGTCCACACCTGACAGCATCAATGTTACACAGGCTTTTACAGGGCCGCCATCTGAACCTGGGATTCACACCCCCAACCAAATGTACTATTAA